A single genomic interval of Haloterrigena salifodinae harbors:
- a CDS encoding uL15m family ribosomal protein, protein MTSKKRRQRGSRTHSGGSHKNRRGAGHRGGRGRAGRSKHEFHNYEPKGKHGFKRPHDIREEVAEIDVQKLDEDAILYVAEGQAEETDDGYAIDARDVVEDGHEVDKVKVLGSGQVRNALEVTADAFSDAAEEKLEAAGGEAVLSERGQEADAADESEAEADAEQDEE, encoded by the coding sequence GCGGTTCCCACAAGAACCGACGCGGTGCGGGCCACCGCGGTGGCCGCGGCCGTGCCGGACGCAGCAAACACGAATTCCACAACTACGAACCGAAGGGGAAACACGGCTTCAAGCGTCCCCACGACATCCGCGAAGAGGTCGCGGAGATCGACGTCCAGAAGCTCGACGAGGACGCGATCCTCTACGTCGCCGAGGGGCAAGCCGAGGAGACCGACGACGGCTACGCGATCGACGCCCGTGACGTCGTTGAGGACGGCCACGAGGTCGACAAGGTGAAAGTCCTCGGTTCGGGACAGGTCCGCAACGCCCTCGAGGTGACGGCGGACGCCTTCTCGGACGCAGCCGAGGAGAAACTCGAGGCCGCCGGCGGCGAGGCGGTGCTCTCGGAACGAGGTCAGGAGGCTGACGCTGCGGACGAATCCGAAGCAGAAGCCGACGCCGAACAGGACGAGGAATAA
- the secY gene encoding preprotein translocase subunit SecY, whose amino-acid sequence MGWKEAAEPVLTRMPTVRRPEGHVPFKRKLTWSAGILVLYFFLTNIALLGVRSGGATDLFGQFRSVLAGEQGSILHVGIGPIVTASIVLQLLGGANLLGLDTDDPRDQVLYQGLQKLLVVIMTVLTALPMVFAGDFLPAMQSLSLGGLEFNQTQVQALIFAQIFIGGILLLYMDEVVSKWGVGSGIGLFIIASVSQSLVTGFLRPAQGGFFYNWYQIFTGEIQVGSLVSSDGLMTLLVTDQGGQLIALLTTLLIFGIVVYAESVRVEIPLSHARVKGARGRFPVKLIYASVLPMILVRALQANLQFIGQILAMQGGANGEGPIQLFGQELAWLGTYSNGQPDGGFFYYVAPIYSPRDWMWFTADVGQEAWQVLIRMSIDVVFMVVGGAVFAIFWVETTDMGPEATAKQIQNSGMQIPGFRQNIGVIEKVMERYIPQVTVIGGALVGLLAVWANMLGTIGGVTGTGLLLAVSITYKLYEEIAEEQMMEMHPMMREMFGGGD is encoded by the coding sequence ATGGGATGGAAGGAAGCCGCCGAACCGGTCTTGACGCGGATGCCTACAGTGCGCCGTCCGGAGGGACACGTTCCCTTCAAGCGCAAGCTGACATGGTCAGCTGGCATCCTCGTACTGTACTTCTTCCTGACGAACATCGCGTTGCTCGGGGTTCGAAGCGGAGGAGCTACCGACCTCTTCGGTCAGTTCCGTTCGGTTCTGGCCGGCGAGCAGGGATCGATCCTGCATGTCGGTATTGGACCGATAGTCACCGCGAGCATCGTCTTGCAGTTGCTCGGTGGAGCAAACCTACTCGGTCTCGACACGGACGACCCACGGGATCAGGTGCTCTACCAGGGGCTGCAGAAGCTGCTCGTCGTCATAATGACGGTGCTGACCGCACTCCCGATGGTGTTCGCCGGCGACTTCCTTCCGGCCATGCAATCGCTGAGTCTCGGCGGTCTCGAATTCAACCAGACGCAGGTCCAGGCGCTGATCTTCGCCCAGATCTTCATCGGCGGGATTCTCCTGCTGTACATGGACGAAGTCGTCAGCAAATGGGGCGTCGGGAGCGGGATCGGCCTGTTCATCATCGCCAGCGTGAGCCAGAGTCTCGTCACCGGGTTCCTGCGACCGGCCCAGGGCGGGTTCTTCTACAACTGGTACCAGATCTTCACTGGCGAAATTCAGGTCGGCTCGCTGGTCTCCAGCGACGGGTTGATGACGCTGCTGGTCACCGACCAGGGCGGACAGCTCATCGCCTTGCTGACGACGCTGCTAATCTTCGGGATCGTCGTCTACGCGGAGTCCGTGCGGGTCGAGATCCCGCTCAGTCACGCCCGCGTGAAGGGCGCTCGTGGTCGCTTCCCCGTGAAGCTCATCTACGCGAGCGTCCTGCCGATGATCCTCGTTCGCGCGCTGCAGGCGAACCTGCAGTTCATCGGCCAGATCCTCGCCATGCAGGGTGGCGCCAACGGCGAAGGGCCGATCCAGCTGTTCGGCCAGGAACTCGCGTGGCTCGGCACGTACTCCAACGGCCAGCCCGACGGCGGGTTCTTCTACTATGTCGCGCCGATCTACTCGCCGCGCGACTGGATGTGGTTTACGGCTGACGTCGGCCAGGAGGCGTGGCAGGTACTGATCCGGATGTCCATCGACGTGGTGTTCATGGTCGTCGGCGGCGCAGTGTTCGCCATCTTCTGGGTCGAGACGACCGACATGGGCCCCGAGGCCACGGCGAAGCAGATCCAAAACTCCGGGATGCAGATCCCGGGCTTCCGACAGAACATCGGCGTCATCGAGAAGGTCATGGAGCGGTACATCCCGCAAGTGACTGTTATCGGCGGCGCGCTGGTCGGCCTGCTGGCCGTCTGGGCGAACATGCTCGGTACCATCGGCGGTGTCACCGGGACCGGCCTGCTGCTGGCCGTCTCCATCACCTACAAGCTCTACGAGGAAATCGCTGAAGAGCAGATGATGGAGATGCACCCGATGATGCGCGAGATGTTCGGCGGCGGCGACTGA
- a CDS encoding CNNM domain-containing protein — MNPVMIVARLAAGLAFILANAFFVAIEFGLTRARQYSAEEFDEPGLQRAWEMTDDLEIYLTSCQVGITASSIAVGIVAEPALAALFEPFLADSRLASVGAGGILAFVIINLVHLTHGEQTPTYLGVERSKTVCRYCATPLYWFAWLISPIIRIGDGVAKWTLGLFGVEMSGAWLETEVDTIESRAELRTELASVLEEGDLPDERREEVLNALEIGTESVEEVAVPSDDVVALSTAVEPEENLRRIEESPHTRYPLVGDDLSDYRGNVYVPMLPHRGEDLVDDDSDVDIESIASKPLEIDPDTSVSDAIDRFQAANDELALVTDDDGVVGLLTVTDAVEEIMGELRDPMDVRADTEAGAEA, encoded by the coding sequence ATGAACCCCGTCATGATCGTCGCCCGTCTCGCGGCTGGACTCGCGTTCATCCTCGCCAACGCCTTCTTCGTCGCCATCGAGTTCGGCCTGACCCGGGCGCGACAGTACTCCGCCGAGGAGTTCGACGAACCCGGGCTCCAGCGGGCCTGGGAAATGACCGACGATCTCGAGATCTACCTCACGAGCTGTCAGGTGGGAATCACGGCCTCGAGCATCGCCGTCGGTATCGTGGCCGAACCGGCGCTCGCGGCCCTGTTCGAGCCCTTCCTCGCGGACTCCCGGCTCGCGTCGGTCGGTGCCGGCGGGATCCTCGCATTCGTCATCATCAATCTCGTCCACCTGACCCACGGCGAGCAGACGCCGACATATCTCGGCGTCGAGCGATCGAAGACCGTCTGTCGATACTGTGCGACGCCCCTGTACTGGTTCGCGTGGCTTATCTCGCCGATCATCCGCATCGGCGACGGCGTGGCCAAGTGGACGCTCGGGCTGTTCGGCGTCGAGATGAGCGGCGCGTGGCTCGAGACCGAGGTCGACACGATCGAGTCGCGGGCCGAACTGCGAACCGAACTCGCATCGGTCCTGGAGGAAGGGGACCTCCCGGACGAGCGACGCGAGGAGGTGCTGAACGCCCTCGAGATCGGAACGGAATCGGTCGAAGAGGTCGCAGTCCCGTCGGATGACGTCGTCGCCCTGTCGACGGCGGTCGAGCCCGAGGAGAACCTCCGACGCATCGAGGAGTCGCCCCACACCCGATACCCGCTCGTCGGTGACGACCTGTCGGACTACCGCGGCAACGTTTACGTGCCGATGCTGCCCCACCGCGGCGAGGACCTGGTCGACGACGACAGCGACGTCGACATCGAGTCGATCGCGTCGAAGCCCCTGGAGATCGACCCCGACACGTCGGTCAGCGACGCGATCGACCGGTTCCAGGCGGCCAACGACGAACTGGCGCTGGTCACGGACGACGACGGCGTCGTCGGACTGCTCACCGTCACGGACGCCGTCGAGGAGATCATGGGCGAACTCCGGGATCCGATGGACGTGCGAGCGGACACAGAGGCAGGGGCAGAGGCGTAG
- a CDS encoding twin-arginine translocation signal domain-containing protein, translating to MNDHRGRKSRRWFVKAGSVASAALGLGAIGTAGGQESSSSNDGSGQFREAITTGEMYFSGEVFRVVSPPLQDAPVVDNPDVLRNHSVRVIQHFNTNREGYLFVPRDVQIEEGAKYVFDDRLLTPPENELGITDLVRVRYRPLTEADLPFELEINEDFEILDDDGGEAAVRPENFFSSAPFRITSGPQGWVPQDIEQSGLFTDYETVHAEYFGTNDRFLFFPQEGSETEQGELYVLRDESELFDPAGNLVAAEFDAVDEESLRIDDSSLR from the coding sequence ATGAACGATCACCGCGGCCGGAAATCACGACGTTGGTTCGTAAAGGCGGGTTCGGTCGCCTCGGCTGCACTCGGACTCGGTGCGATCGGAACCGCCGGAGGGCAGGAGTCCTCGTCGTCGAACGACGGCAGCGGCCAATTTCGAGAAGCGATCACGACCGGCGAGATGTACTTCTCAGGCGAAGTCTTCCGGGTCGTTTCACCGCCACTGCAGGATGCTCCCGTCGTCGACAACCCGGACGTCCTCCGGAATCACAGCGTGCGCGTCATTCAACACTTCAACACGAACAGAGAGGGGTATCTCTTCGTGCCCCGAGACGTGCAAATCGAGGAGGGAGCGAAGTACGTATTCGATGACCGGTTATTAACACCACCCGAAAACGAGTTAGGGATTACTGATCTCGTCCGCGTCCGGTACCGACCGCTCACCGAAGCGGATCTCCCCTTCGAACTCGAGATCAACGAGGACTTCGAAATTCTGGATGACGACGGCGGCGAGGCTGCTGTCCGCCCCGAGAACTTCTTCTCGAGCGCGCCGTTCAGAATCACGTCGGGACCGCAGGGCTGGGTCCCACAGGATATCGAGCAAAGCGGTCTGTTTACGGATTACGAGACCGTCCACGCTGAGTACTTCGGCACGAACGATCGGTTCCTCTTTTTCCCGCAGGAAGGTTCGGAAACGGAACAGGGCGAACTGTACGTACTGAGGGACGAATCGGAACTCTTCGATCCAGCCGGCAACCTCGTGGCTGCCGAGTTCGATGCCGTCGACGAGGAGTCGCTTCGGATCGACGATAGTTCTCTCCGATAG
- a CDS encoding ABC transporter substrate-binding protein: MGTGPAPTLRIGTLRPPIMLDPITAESIGSEQAVERVFEGLYAYGEGTDVVPAIADGEPTTENDGREFVVELDDGARFQNDRDVIAEDVVYSYTAPLEEDAPTAWRVSPFESVEAEDERTVRFTLSEPYPALEHALTHPIVPRQEREDDREAFAANPIGAGPYEVASFSAEKKATLIRWDDYWGETRPAIERLTLAYVEFPMTQLTSLRTNRNDMIEPVSPLIVDHVGDVANASVKRQQGYTSFYYGFNLNEGPTTDPRVREAISYCIDLEKAVSEFIEPMGQRQYGPLPPQVAEEWDMPTDEWTDLANEKNVERAKNLFREADAASGQLRILTSMDPKHKELGEALAGGLRDADHGALVISKPETKFVERYVSGSQRDYSVFVGEISGTPDPDSHLYPTFHENMTGVTNGTFYREDAVMNRLESARRTDDRERRRELYEAAVTKLLEDRVCLPICSFENSFAVDAGVENFRVHPISKVNPRLAGEQGVVTIDGGDGS; encoded by the coding sequence GTGGGGACGGGACCCGCTCCGACGCTCCGGATCGGCACCCTCCGACCGCCGATCATGCTCGATCCGATCACGGCTGAATCGATCGGCTCGGAACAAGCCGTCGAGCGCGTCTTCGAGGGCCTCTACGCGTACGGCGAGGGGACCGACGTCGTCCCCGCGATCGCAGACGGCGAGCCGACGACCGAAAACGACGGGCGCGAATTCGTCGTCGAACTCGACGACGGCGCTCGGTTCCAGAACGACCGGGACGTGATCGCCGAGGACGTCGTCTATTCGTACACCGCGCCGCTCGAGGAGGACGCGCCGACGGCGTGGCGGGTGAGCCCGTTCGAATCGGTCGAGGCCGAGGACGAACGCACCGTCCGGTTCACGCTCTCGGAGCCGTATCCGGCGCTCGAGCACGCGCTCACGCATCCGATCGTGCCCCGGCAGGAGCGCGAGGACGACAGGGAGGCGTTCGCCGCGAACCCAATCGGCGCCGGTCCGTACGAGGTCGCCTCGTTCAGCGCGGAGAAGAAGGCCACGTTGATCCGCTGGGACGACTACTGGGGCGAGACCCGACCGGCGATCGAGCGCCTCACGCTGGCGTACGTCGAGTTCCCGATGACCCAGCTGACCAGCCTTCGGACGAATCGCAACGATATGATCGAGCCGGTCTCGCCGCTGATCGTCGATCACGTCGGCGACGTCGCGAACGCGTCGGTGAAGCGCCAGCAGGGGTACACGTCGTTTTACTACGGGTTCAATCTGAACGAGGGGCCCACGACCGACCCGCGAGTCCGCGAGGCGATCAGCTACTGCATCGACCTCGAGAAGGCGGTCTCCGAGTTCATCGAGCCGATGGGACAGCGCCAGTACGGCCCGCTGCCGCCGCAGGTGGCCGAGGAGTGGGACATGCCGACCGACGAGTGGACGGACCTCGCCAACGAGAAAAACGTGGAGCGGGCCAAGAACCTGTTCCGCGAGGCCGACGCGGCAAGCGGCCAGCTTCGCATACTCACGTCGATGGATCCCAAACACAAGGAGTTAGGCGAGGCGCTCGCCGGCGGACTTCGGGACGCCGATCACGGCGCCCTCGTCATCTCGAAGCCCGAAACGAAGTTCGTCGAACGGTACGTCTCCGGTTCCCAGCGCGATTACTCGGTGTTCGTCGGCGAGATCAGCGGTACCCCCGATCCGGACTCGCACCTCTACCCGACGTTTCACGAGAACATGACGGGCGTGACGAACGGGACGTTCTATCGCGAGGACGCGGTCATGAACCGACTCGAGTCGGCTCGACGGACGGACGATCGCGAACGGCGACGAGAGCTCTACGAGGCGGCAGTCACGAAACTGCTCGAGGACCGGGTCTGCCTGCCGATCTGCTCGTTCGAGAACAGTTTCGCCGTGGACGCGGGCGTCGAGAACTTCCGCGTCCATCCGATCTCGAAAGTCAATCCGCGGCTCGCGGGGGAGCAGGGAGTCGTGACGATCGACGGAGGTGATGGCTCGTGA
- a CDS encoding APC family permease, translated as MSDDNGGGDNGGDDGSGFGVGTAVALGVGGIVGGGIYAAIGIVVAAAGILTWFAYSLATVVVFCCAYSYIKLNDATESSGGSVSYIEELSGRSTVAGVVGWTLVVGYIGTMAMYAYAFGMYAQMMIGVEYVFGLPIRQFLSIGIVAVFVGLNLLGAGSSASVERLLVFVQAGIIAVFGLIGLWYGAANFQLRLGLSQLGFNPVLAASVGFVSFEGWQLLFYDQDQFDDPDETLAKGVFISIPIAAAIYILVGFVITTLLPEEVIAAQPEPALLYGALLISKWLALAVGIAGLVSTASAINSTLFSEALFAKNLISDDILPHEMGDPDADAAPKRAVLVIGALTAAFTALGSLEAVVEFASLAFIVVFGSMSALALTVRDSDDVDVNPIPPLIGAIGSAAFFVMLTWYLYSQLPAVFWLVVVIAVLVFSVEAMYFKRQELSEGVRAVEKRI; from the coding sequence GTGAGCGACGACAACGGCGGCGGCGATAACGGCGGTGACGACGGAAGCGGATTCGGCGTCGGAACGGCTGTCGCGCTGGGCGTCGGCGGCATCGTCGGCGGCGGCATCTACGCGGCGATCGGTATCGTCGTGGCCGCCGCGGGGATTCTGACGTGGTTCGCCTACAGTCTGGCGACCGTCGTCGTCTTCTGCTGTGCGTACTCGTACATCAAGCTCAACGACGCGACCGAGAGCAGCGGCGGCTCTGTCTCCTATATCGAGGAGCTGTCGGGCAGATCGACAGTGGCCGGCGTCGTCGGCTGGACGCTCGTCGTCGGCTACATCGGGACGATGGCGATGTACGCCTACGCGTTCGGGATGTACGCGCAGATGATGATCGGTGTCGAGTACGTCTTCGGACTCCCCATCCGACAGTTCCTCTCGATCGGTATCGTCGCCGTCTTCGTCGGACTGAACCTCCTCGGTGCGGGCTCGTCGGCGTCGGTCGAGCGGTTGCTCGTGTTCGTGCAGGCGGGGATCATCGCCGTCTTCGGCCTCATCGGACTCTGGTACGGCGCGGCGAACTTCCAGTTGCGACTCGGGCTCTCGCAGCTCGGGTTCAACCCGGTTCTCGCGGCGTCCGTCGGGTTCGTGTCGTTCGAGGGTTGGCAGCTCCTGTTCTACGATCAGGACCAGTTCGACGATCCCGACGAGACCCTCGCGAAGGGCGTGTTCATCTCGATCCCGATCGCGGCGGCGATCTACATCCTCGTCGGCTTCGTCATCACGACGCTGTTGCCCGAGGAGGTGATCGCCGCCCAGCCCGAACCGGCGTTGCTCTACGGCGCCCTGCTCATCTCGAAGTGGCTCGCACTGGCGGTCGGCATCGCTGGACTCGTCTCGACGGCCAGCGCGATCAACTCGACGCTGTTCAGCGAAGCGCTGTTCGCGAAGAACCTCATCAGCGACGACATCCTCCCCCACGAGATGGGCGATCCGGACGCCGACGCTGCGCCGAAACGGGCCGTGCTCGTCATCGGCGCCCTGACGGCTGCGTTCACCGCGCTCGGCAGCCTCGAGGCCGTCGTGGAGTTCGCCTCGCTGGCGTTTATCGTCGTCTTCGGGTCGATGAGCGCGCTCGCGCTGACGGTGCGCGATTCCGACGACGTGGACGTCAACCCAATTCCGCCGCTGATCGGCGCGATCGGCTCGGCCGCGTTCTTCGTCATGCTGACGTGGTACCTCTACTCACAGCTCCCCGCGGTCTTCTGGCTGGTCGTCGTCATCGCCGTGCTCGTTTTCTCGGTCGAGGCGATGTACTTCAAGCGTCAGGAGCTCTCGGAAGGCGTTCGAGCCGTCGAAAAGCGAATCTGA
- a CDS encoding cation:proton antiporter domain-containing protein, whose product MGLAVMAAALRIPKRYFRTNNVAMAAVLVPGLVAMWLVSGGLAYALLDVPLWIALLIGAIVTPTDPVLTGTIGTGHLRSSTVRLREVLHVACETAVGDVGPHRSV is encoded by the coding sequence ATGGGGCTGGCCGTCATGGCCGCTGCGCTGCGGATCCCGAAGCGGTACTTCCGGACGAACAACGTCGCGATGGCGGCGGTGCTCGTTCCCGGACTCGTCGCCATGTGGCTCGTCAGCGGCGGCCTCGCCTACGCGCTGCTGGACGTCCCGCTCTGGATCGCGCTGCTCATCGGAGCGATCGTCACGCCCACAGACCCGGTGCTGACGGGGACGATCGGCACCGGCCATCTACGCTCGAGTACGGTCCGTCTTCGCGAAGTCCTACACGTTGCCTGTGAAACGGCCGTTGGCGACGTCGGTCCTCATCGATCGGTGTGA
- a CDS encoding thiolase family protein, translating to MTTAQDVAIIGASMTKFGQREEEWILELLAEAGLECLADAGAEASDVDHLYVSNMASGEFEGMTGVMNALAHDLGAMPAYTERVDQTSSSGGAGIYAAWQSIASGASDLTLLVGGEKMTHRTTGESTDIIASVTHPAEYKHGVTLPSFAGLTARHYLERFDASRESLATVAAKNHKNGVDNPNAQFQKEVAVDTILESPVIADPLRLYDFCPVTDGSAALLLCSEETAREYTDDYVVISGIDGATDTHVVHEREDPTVMGGVVESGEGAYEMSGYGPDDIDVAELHDMFTILEFLQMEGLGFAEQGEAWELVEDGYTERDTGELPINTSGGLKSKGHPLGASGVAQAVEIYEQLMDEAGPRQVDADVGLCCNVGGFGNCVITTIMEAAR from the coding sequence ATGACAACAGCGCAAGATGTAGCAATCATCGGCGCATCGATGACGAAGTTCGGGCAACGCGAGGAGGAGTGGATCCTCGAGCTCCTCGCGGAGGCCGGGCTGGAGTGCCTCGCGGACGCGGGTGCCGAGGCCAGCGACGTCGACCACCTGTACGTCTCGAACATGGCCAGCGGCGAGTTCGAGGGGATGACGGGCGTGATGAACGCTCTCGCACACGACCTCGGCGCGATGCCAGCGTACACCGAGCGCGTCGACCAGACGAGTTCCAGCGGCGGCGCGGGAATCTACGCCGCCTGGCAGTCGATCGCCAGCGGCGCCAGCGACCTGACGCTGCTCGTCGGCGGCGAGAAAATGACCCACCGAACGACCGGCGAATCGACCGACATCATCGCCTCGGTCACCCACCCCGCCGAGTACAAACACGGCGTCACCCTCCCCTCCTTCGCCGGCCTCACCGCCCGCCACTACCTCGAGCGGTTCGACGCGTCTCGCGAGAGTCTGGCGACGGTCGCCGCCAAAAACCACAAAAACGGCGTCGACAATCCGAACGCCCAGTTCCAAAAGGAAGTCGCCGTCGACACCATCCTCGAGTCGCCGGTAATCGCGGATCCGCTGCGGCTGTACGACTTCTGTCCAGTTACAGACGGCTCGGCCGCCCTCCTGCTCTGTTCCGAGGAGACCGCTCGAGAGTACACGGACGACTACGTCGTCATTTCGGGTATCGACGGCGCCACGGACACGCACGTCGTCCACGAACGAGAGGATCCGACCGTGATGGGCGGCGTCGTCGAGAGCGGCGAGGGCGCCTACGAGATGAGCGGCTACGGCCCCGACGACATCGACGTCGCCGAACTCCACGATATGTTCACCATCCTCGAATTCCTCCAGATGGAGGGGCTGGGCTTCGCCGAGCAGGGCGAAGCGTGGGAACTCGTCGAGGACGGCTACACCGAGCGCGACACGGGCGAACTGCCAATCAACACCTCCGGCGGCCTCAAGTCGAAAGGGCATCCGCTGGGTGCTAGTGGGGTCGCACAGGCGGTCGAAATCTACGAACAACTGATGGACGAAGCGGGCCCGCGACAGGTCGACGCGGACGTCGGCCTCTGCTGTAACGTCGGCGGCTTCGGCAACTGCGTTATCACCACCATCATGGAGGCAGCACGATGA
- a CDS encoding OB-fold domain-containing protein, translated as MSMDAYEYEDGSISYPGHPRSRGGAEPVGTIDLSEYTGEVVTWTTSTATPPGVREPNTLAIVEFDVEGESVRALGQVTTDEIKTGDEVEPVYVEELREPGAGIREPESQDWDGYRFQPL; from the coding sequence ATGAGCATGGACGCCTACGAGTACGAGGACGGCTCGATCAGCTACCCCGGTCACCCGCGCAGTCGCGGCGGTGCCGAACCCGTCGGAACGATTGATCTCAGCGAGTACACCGGCGAAGTCGTCACCTGGACGACCAGCACGGCGACCCCGCCCGGCGTTCGCGAACCGAACACGCTCGCTATCGTCGAGTTCGACGTGGAGGGTGAGTCGGTCCGCGCGCTCGGACAGGTGACCACGGACGAGATCAAAACCGGCGACGAAGTCGAACCCGTCTACGTCGAGGAACTTCGCGAGCCCGGCGCCGGCATCCGCGAGCCCGAGAGCCAGGACTGGGACGGCTACCGGTTCCAACCGCTCTGA
- a CDS encoding cytochrome C oxidase subunit IV family protein, whose protein sequence is MADIRTYTLIYIALVALATGKFVFFHLEAFSYQMALIGTIILAIIKVGLIAGYFQHLKEEPRSISYMMATAVFMVFLLTIAAGYSIQ, encoded by the coding sequence ATGGCTGATATTCGGACGTACACCCTCATATACATCGCACTGGTGGCGCTGGCGACGGGGAAGTTCGTCTTCTTCCACCTCGAGGCGTTCAGCTACCAGATGGCGTTAATCGGAACGATCATCCTGGCGATCATCAAGGTCGGGTTGATCGCCGGCTACTTCCAGCACCTGAAGGAAGAGCCGCGGTCGATCAGCTACATGATGGCCACCGCCGTGTTCATGGTCTTCCTGCTGACCATCGCGGCGGGGTACTCCATCCAGTAA
- a CDS encoding DUF7410 domain-containing protein: MTAGQLTDVDLHPEPVTEYEYDVPAGEEPETTCPYCGRPFRTQRYATYHLDVAHPDELSDEERAAVEDVRDDEEYELFTFHVKAAVSVFLTYFLFTFIYALVWAG, encoded by the coding sequence ATGACCGCCGGGCAACTCACCGACGTCGATCTGCACCCCGAACCGGTGACGGAGTACGAGTACGACGTTCCGGCCGGCGAGGAGCCCGAAACGACATGTCCCTACTGCGGGCGACCGTTTCGCACCCAGCGGTACGCGACGTACCATCTCGACGTCGCCCACCCCGACGAACTGAGCGACGAGGAGCGGGCGGCCGTCGAGGACGTCCGTGACGACGAAGAGTACGAACTCTTCACCTTCCACGTCAAGGCGGCCGTCTCCGTGTTTCTCACGTACTTTCTGTTTACCTTTATCTACGCGCTCGTCTGGGCCGGCTGA